From Jeotgalibaca dankookensis, one genomic window encodes:
- a CDS encoding ROK family protein — MQYAIGLDIGGTKVAAGLISKDGEIVSSYSVKSDVRDAETMYASVKTAISQVMSDASLGWESIEGIGAGVPGLVDSKKGLAIYQANIPWANFPVSKRLKEDFPVSNVAIDNDVRMAALAEWDEKKVSDEELFTYITISTGIASSFIQHKRFIRGAGFSGEVGQIPIVSPFDGEKKRLEEVVSGPGMERAYQLQTADSAITAKIMFENYQVATHYQEIIDGAAQAIAEKVYAIVALLDPHHIVFGGSVATNNPFFIELIKENMETWLLPDQKHILKDISISHFKHLSGLVGAGVSVFYTLD, encoded by the coding sequence ATGCAATATGCGATTGGATTAGATATCGGGGGCACAAAAGTTGCTGCAGGTCTTATATCAAAAGATGGAGAAATTGTGAGTAGCTACTCTGTTAAGAGTGATGTTAGGGATGCAGAAACGATGTATGCCTCTGTTAAAACAGCGATTTCTCAAGTAATGAGTGATGCCTCTCTTGGATGGGAGTCCATTGAAGGAATTGGCGCAGGGGTTCCAGGTTTAGTAGATTCCAAAAAGGGGTTAGCCATTTATCAAGCTAATATTCCGTGGGCTAATTTTCCAGTGTCAAAGCGTTTAAAAGAAGATTTTCCTGTTTCAAACGTAGCTATTGATAATGATGTGCGGATGGCAGCATTAGCGGAATGGGATGAAAAAAAAGTTTCAGATGAAGAATTATTTACCTATATCACTATTAGTACAGGAATAGCGAGTTCTTTTATTCAGCATAAACGCTTTATTCGTGGGGCAGGTTTTTCTGGTGAGGTGGGGCAAATCCCTATTGTTTCACCTTTTGATGGTGAGAAAAAACGCTTAGAAGAAGTCGTCTCTGGCCCAGGAATGGAACGGGCTTACCAATTACAAACAGCTGATAGTGCTATCACTGCAAAAATAATGTTTGAAAATTATCAAGTCGCTACGCATTACCAAGAAATTATCGATGGAGCAGCACAAGCCATTGCAGAAAAAGTGTATGCGATTGTAGCTTTATTGGATCCACACCATATTGTTTTTGGAGGAAGCGTCGCAACCAATAATCCATTCTTCATTGAACTTATCAAAGAAAATATGGAAACATGGCTCTTGCCAGACCAAAAACACATTCTCAAAGATATCTCAATTAGCCATTTTAAACATTTATCAGGTTTAGTGGGCGCTGGAGTGAGTGTTTTCTATACGCTAGATTAG
- a CDS encoding hexose kinase: protein MILTVTMNPSVDIGYRLETFLLDDVNRVTDVSKTAGGKGLNVARVIHDLGLEVGATGIIGGTLGNFITEKLAEQHLREYFFKINKESRNCIAILHEGKQTEILEKGPHISEEETAAFLEYFQQLLETENISVLTISGSLPKGMTADVYKRLISLANQKDIPVVLDTSGSVLIEVLEDSSLKIAAIKPNYDELSAIENKELSTNPSEWQEILETPRYNQIDWVITSLGAAGAFAKHKHDFYQVSIPSIEVVNPVGSGDATVAGIAVALNQALAPEELLRTAMTTGMLNTMEMTTGTVNKDLFHEYFNQVTIKKL, encoded by the coding sequence ATGATATTAACAGTCACAATGAACCCATCAGTAGATATCGGCTACCGTTTAGAAACCTTTCTATTAGACGATGTTAACCGGGTTACGGATGTCAGCAAAACTGCTGGGGGGAAAGGTTTGAATGTGGCACGTGTGATTCATGACTTAGGTTTAGAAGTGGGTGCGACAGGCATCATCGGTGGAACGCTCGGTAATTTTATAACCGAAAAATTAGCTGAGCAGCACTTACGTGAATATTTCTTTAAAATCAATAAAGAATCTAGAAACTGTATTGCCATTCTGCATGAGGGGAAACAAACAGAAATACTAGAAAAAGGACCTCATATTTCTGAAGAAGAAACAGCAGCTTTTTTAGAATATTTCCAGCAACTCTTAGAAACTGAAAATATTTCTGTGTTAACAATTTCTGGCAGTTTACCAAAAGGTATGACAGCGGATGTTTACAAACGTCTTATCTCTTTAGCAAATCAAAAAGATATACCAGTCGTACTTGATACATCGGGGTCCGTTTTGATTGAAGTATTAGAAGATTCTTCGCTAAAAATTGCGGCAATCAAACCCAATTATGATGAATTAAGTGCCATTGAAAACAAGGAGTTATCAACGAATCCTTCAGAGTGGCAAGAAATACTGGAAACACCACGTTACAATCAGATTGATTGGGTGATTACTTCATTAGGCGCGGCTGGTGCATTTGCAAAACATAAACATGATTTTTATCAAGTATCCATTCCTTCTATTGAAGTCGTTAATCCAGTTGGTTCTGGTGATGCGACAGTAGCTGGAATTGCCGTAGCGCTTAATCAAGCTCTAGCACCTGAGGAATTATTGAGAACAGCTATGACAACTGGTATGCTAAATACGATGGAGATGACAACAGGAACCGTTAACAAAGACTTGTTTCATGAATATTTCAATCAAGTCACAATTAAAAAATTATAA
- a CDS encoding PTS mannose/fructose/sorbose/N-acetylgalactosamine transporter subunit IIC, giving the protein MDINVIQVILVFLVTFVAAIDQFSFLESLYQPIVMGPVVGAVLGDVQTGLIVGGTYQLMTIGNMPVGGAQPPNAVIGGIMATVLAISLKLEPTVAVATAVPFSLLGQYAVTLLFTLASPLMTVADKAAHEANPKKIVWINFGAMAAIGAIFGIIVTLFFVGGATFGETVVNAIPEWLMAGLSAAGGMMRYVGFAILLKVMVSRELWGFYFMGFALANVMAGIPSISGSALLLLAFIGFAFAYWDFQLQSKFKLAPNDNMSGGDYEDGI; this is encoded by the coding sequence ATGGATATTAATGTTATTCAAGTCATCCTTGTCTTCCTCGTCACATTTGTGGCTGCGATTGACCAATTTAGCTTTTTAGAATCTTTATATCAACCGATTGTAATGGGACCTGTGGTTGGAGCCGTTTTAGGCGATGTTCAAACAGGTTTGATTGTTGGGGGTACCTATCAGTTAATGACCATCGGGAATATGCCAGTAGGGGGAGCACAACCGCCTAACGCTGTTATTGGTGGGATTATGGCAACTGTTTTGGCAATTAGTTTAAAATTAGAGCCAACGGTAGCGGTAGCAACTGCAGTTCCGTTTTCACTGCTCGGACAATATGCAGTAACCCTTCTCTTTACACTTGCTTCACCCTTAATGACTGTTGCCGACAAAGCAGCTCACGAAGCCAATCCAAAGAAAATTGTTTGGATTAACTTTGGTGCAATGGCTGCAATTGGAGCAATTTTTGGAATTATTGTAACATTATTCTTTGTAGGTGGCGCAACCTTTGGTGAAACTGTTGTTAATGCCATTCCAGAATGGTTAATGGCTGGACTATCAGCAGCTGGGGGCATGATGCGTTATGTCGGGTTCGCAATTCTCTTGAAAGTTATGGTTTCACGTGAACTATGGGGCTTCTACTTTATGGGATTTGCTTTGGCAAACGTTATGGCCGGTATCCCATCAATAAGTGGTTCCGCACTTCTCTTACTTGCCTTTATTGGTTTTGCATTTGCATATTGGGATTTCCAACTTCAATCCAAATTCAAACTAGCACCAAATGATAATATGAGTGGAGGCGACTACGAAGATGGCATATAA
- the yajC gene encoding preprotein translocase subunit YajC, producing MANSFWISILSASIALIVLVALAMIVYYFVNLKGMKKRRGHFETLHQSLQKGQQVIFSNGLYGEVSAVRDETVDIKVKSGAIITVSRFAISEIIK from the coding sequence ATGGCAAATAGCTTTTGGATATCGATTCTTTCAGCATCAATTGCTCTGATTGTATTGGTTGCGCTCGCAATGATTGTTTATTATTTCGTCAATCTAAAAGGTATGAAAAAAAGACGCGGACATTTTGAAACATTACATCAGTCTTTACAAAAAGGTCAACAAGTTATTTTTAGTAACGGCCTTTATGGAGAAGTGAGCGCGGTCAGAGACGAAACCGTCGATATTAAAGTCAAATCCGGTGCGATTATCACTGTCTCCCGTTTTGCGATTTCAGAAATTATCAAATAA
- a CDS encoding PTS system mannose/fructose/sorbose family transporter subunit IID, with amino-acid sequence MAYNIPDTYQNQTPSEMLDKKTLNKMVWRSLFLQASFNYERMQAGGWLYGILPGLEKIHTNDEDLSASMSHNLEFFNTHPFLVTFVMGIVLSLEQNKADIPTIRAVRVAAMGPLGGIGDALFWFTLVPITAGITSNMALTGNLAAPFIFLAIFNIAQFAIRFILMHWSYKIGTEAIGILTANAKEFTRAASILGIFVVGSLTSLYGATALDIVIPNGSTFEPVEITTVLSENELALYDDLLYTTNEETGERELAEGSAVRELSNGNYSVTYNEFDEVPVVIDIQEILDGILPQIIPLVLTLLLYFMFVKYNWTPLKGIVFLLILGLLGSGFGIWPSIW; translated from the coding sequence ATGGCATATAATATTCCAGATACTTATCAAAATCAAACACCGAGTGAAATGCTTGATAAAAAAACCTTAAACAAAATGGTTTGGCGTTCCCTATTCTTACAAGCGTCATTTAACTATGAACGGATGCAAGCAGGTGGATGGTTATACGGAATTCTACCCGGGTTAGAAAAAATTCATACTAATGATGAAGATTTATCTGCGTCTATGTCTCATAACTTAGAGTTCTTTAATACGCATCCATTTTTAGTAACTTTTGTAATGGGGATTGTACTATCACTTGAACAAAATAAAGCGGATATCCCAACGATTCGTGCTGTGCGTGTTGCAGCTATGGGTCCTTTAGGCGGGATTGGAGATGCTTTATTCTGGTTTACTCTCGTTCCTATTACAGCAGGGATTACTTCAAATATGGCTTTAACCGGTAACCTTGCCGCTCCTTTCATATTCTTAGCAATCTTTAACATTGCTCAGTTCGCGATTCGTTTTATTTTGATGCACTGGTCTTACAAGATTGGGACAGAAGCCATTGGAATTTTAACTGCAAACGCTAAAGAGTTTACGCGAGCAGCAAGTATTCTTGGTATTTTCGTAGTTGGATCTTTAACAAGTTTGTACGGAGCAACTGCTTTGGACATTGTTATTCCAAACGGTTCAACCTTTGAACCTGTTGAAATTACCACAGTTCTTTCTGAGAATGAATTAGCACTTTACGATGACCTTTTATATACCACCAATGAAGAAACGGGTGAAAGAGAACTAGCAGAAGGGTCTGCCGTTAGAGAGCTTTCAAATGGTAACTATTCCGTTACTTATAATGAATTTGACGAAGTACCTGTTGTTATTGATATTCAAGAAATTTTAGATGGTATTTTACCACAAATTATTCCACTTGTATTAACCTTACTTCTTTACTTTATGTTTGTTAAATACAACTGGACACCACTTAAAGGAATTGTCTTCCTCTTGATTCTTGGTTTATTAGGTTCCGGATTCGGAATTTGGCCATCTATCTGGTAA
- a CDS encoding NAD/NADP-dependent octopine/nopaline dehydrogenase family protein encodes MKVTVLGAGNSGLAMAAHLTLEGNTVTLWNRTEQHIEKLLENPVINCSGVINGKARIALVTSNLGDALEGAEMVFVTTPAFSHAELAKKIGYALLKPTTIVLNPGRTFGAMEFIHSFKQVNATVNPIVAETQTIIYTCRKTSDRAVEVYALKNDVLISTIDANDNQALITSMPVCLQSMFIPAKSMIETSIGNVGMILHCAPILLNVGWVESPEDNFCYYRTGISPTIARFIEKMDQERMEVAEKLGTPVESVKEWMKRTYQIEGNSLYQVIQNNLAYESIQAPQTLQHRYITEDIPMGLVPLEAVGKEIGLEMKTIQLVIDLASSLLDIDFRQEGRNLHELIKTNNISAYKILQ; translated from the coding sequence ATGAAAGTGACCGTACTAGGTGCAGGAAATTCAGGACTTGCGATGGCAGCACACTTAACCTTAGAAGGGAATACCGTGACATTATGGAATCGAACCGAACAACATATTGAAAAATTGTTGGAAAATCCTGTTATAAATTGTTCAGGAGTTATTAATGGAAAGGCAAGAATTGCATTGGTCACGAGTAATTTGGGAGATGCCTTAGAGGGAGCAGAAATGGTTTTCGTGACAACACCTGCCTTTTCCCATGCAGAACTAGCTAAAAAAATAGGATATGCGTTGTTAAAACCAACTACAATCGTCCTAAATCCGGGACGAACGTTTGGAGCTATGGAGTTTATCCACAGTTTTAAGCAAGTCAATGCCACAGTTAATCCAATTGTTGCAGAAACACAAACTATCATTTATACCTGTCGAAAAACCTCAGATAGAGCTGTTGAAGTTTATGCATTAAAAAATGATGTTCTCATTTCTACGATTGATGCGAATGACAACCAAGCATTAATTACTAGTATGCCGGTTTGTTTGCAAAGCATGTTTATCCCAGCGAAGTCGATGATTGAAACATCAATCGGCAATGTAGGGATGATTCTACACTGTGCACCTATTTTGTTAAATGTTGGGTGGGTGGAGAGTCCGGAAGATAATTTTTGTTATTACCGCACCGGAATTAGTCCAACCATTGCAAGATTTATTGAAAAAATGGATCAAGAACGTATGGAGGTTGCTGAAAAACTAGGTACCCCAGTTGAATCAGTTAAAGAATGGATGAAGCGAACCTACCAGATTGAGGGAAACAGTCTTTATCAAGTGATTCAAAACAATCTGGCTTATGAGAGTATCCAAGCTCCTCAGACGCTCCAACATCGGTATATTACGGAGGATATCCCGATGGGACTTGTCCCTCTTGAAGCAGTTGGAAAAGAAATCGGTTTAGAAATGAAAACTATCCAATTAGTAATTGATTTGGCTTCAAGCCTTTTAGACATTGATTTCCGTCAAGAGGGACGAAATCTTCATGAATTAATAAAGACTAATAATATTTCAGCTTACAAAATTTTACAATAA
- a CDS encoding IS3 family transposase, protein MSKRTFTDEQVTDLSHNPYVQNVSPKAITYSDEFKVHFLAEWKKGKTARQIFMEASLPVEVLGERRIHTAANRWKKAYQESGITGVRDQRKGASGRPRLTELSTEEQLRRAKQENVLLRQENELLKKIDFAERRGNELSKQERFALIQQVTSRPGSLSVRRACLILEVSNSGYYAHFSPENQCKRQEKEEEDQRWRDRVLEAMAYKRVAKGSRAIVMYFLNTKKTVVNRKKVQRIMRKYGLQCPIRRANPYRKIAKATQEHRTVPNRLQRQFDQSAPKKVLLTDITYLRGKDGFLGYLSTILDGATKEVLAYAVADRITLDIALDTVKDLVAKHGEDLPAQALLHSDQGSHYTSPIFQKLVQKNGLTQSMSHRGNCWDNAPQESYFGHLKDEIPYEECHSLKELQSVIINYMDYYNHERGQWKLKKLTPVSYRDQLLKQVA, encoded by the coding sequence ATGTCAAAACGAACATTCACGGACGAGCAGGTTACAGACCTATCCCACAACCCCTATGTTCAGAACGTCTCCCCCAAAGCCATCACCTACTCGGACGAGTTCAAGGTCCACTTCCTTGCGGAGTGGAAAAAGGGAAAGACTGCCCGACAGATTTTCATGGAGGCGAGTCTCCCAGTGGAGGTCCTAGGCGAGCGGCGAATCCACACCGCTGCCAACCGCTGGAAGAAGGCCTATCAGGAGAGCGGGATCACGGGCGTACGAGATCAGCGCAAGGGCGCATCGGGGCGCCCCCGCCTCACGGAGCTTTCGACCGAAGAGCAGCTCCGCCGGGCCAAGCAGGAGAATGTCCTCCTCAGACAGGAGAATGAGCTGTTAAAAAAAATCGACTTCGCAGAAAGGAGGGGAAATGAGTTAAGCAAGCAGGAGCGGTTCGCCCTCATCCAACAGGTGACGAGTCGCCCCGGCTCGCTCTCCGTCAGGAGAGCTTGTCTGATTCTGGAAGTATCCAATTCCGGCTACTACGCGCATTTCTCCCCCGAGAACCAATGCAAAAGGCAGGAGAAGGAAGAGGAGGACCAGAGGTGGCGCGACCGTGTTCTGGAAGCAATGGCCTATAAACGGGTGGCGAAAGGTTCCCGTGCCATTGTCATGTACTTCCTCAACACGAAGAAAACTGTAGTGAACCGCAAGAAAGTCCAGCGGATCATGCGAAAGTATGGACTCCAGTGTCCTATCCGCCGTGCGAACCCGTACCGAAAAATCGCAAAAGCCACACAAGAACATCGCACCGTTCCGAACCGGCTCCAGCGGCAGTTTGATCAGTCAGCGCCGAAGAAGGTGCTCCTGACTGATATTACCTATCTCCGGGGAAAAGACGGCTTCCTAGGCTACCTCTCTACCATCTTGGATGGCGCCACAAAGGAGGTTTTAGCCTACGCTGTCGCCGACCGAATCACCTTGGACATAGCTCTCGATACGGTGAAAGATCTAGTGGCAAAACATGGAGAGGACCTCCCTGCGCAAGCCCTCCTCCATTCCGACCAAGGGTCGCACTACACTAGCCCCATCTTCCAGAAACTGGTGCAGAAGAATGGCCTAACCCAATCTATGTCCCACCGTGGGAACTGCTGGGACAACGCCCCACAGGAGAGCTACTTCGGCCACCTAAAGGACGAAATTCCTTACGAGGAGTGTCATTCACTGAAGGAGTTACAGTCTGTCATTATCAACTATATGGACTACTACAACCACGAGCGCGGCCAATGGAAACTGAAAAAGCTGACCCCGGTTTCCTACCGGGATCAGCTCTTGAAACAAGTAGCCTAG
- a CDS encoding acryloyl-CoA reductase gives MKALQAFLDSEGNVNLELKELEIQELSQGNVVIKVHYSSVNYKDALAATNAKSGVIREYPIVLGIDLSGEVVESDDPKIKVGDFVIVTSYGLGVSHDGGYSEYARVPAEWVVPLPDGLTLKEAMILGTAGFTAGQSVDALEKNGGNPADLPVLVRGATGGLGSMAVKMLSQKGYTVIAESRKKETSSTFLQNLGASNIQTPEENQLEKARPLSSQKWQAIIDPVGGDKLADYLAQVKENGTIALSGNAGGIKFSATVLPFILRGITLKGINSVQVPQEERQKLWQRLATDLKPSDLTSFVDQELQLEELPAAFQKMIDGKMTGRFLVKVFGE, from the coding sequence ATGAAAGCCTTACAAGCATTTCTCGATTCAGAAGGTAACGTTAACTTAGAGTTGAAAGAATTAGAAATACAAGAGCTGTCACAAGGAAATGTAGTCATTAAGGTCCACTATTCTAGTGTTAATTATAAAGATGCATTAGCAGCAACAAACGCAAAAAGCGGTGTAATCAGAGAATATCCAATCGTTTTGGGCATTGACTTGAGTGGAGAAGTGGTTGAATCTGACGACCCGAAAATAAAAGTAGGAGATTTCGTTATTGTAACGAGCTATGGCCTGGGTGTCTCGCATGACGGGGGCTACAGTGAATATGCGCGTGTTCCGGCCGAATGGGTGGTGCCCCTTCCAGACGGGTTAACCTTAAAAGAAGCGATGATTCTGGGTACAGCAGGATTTACCGCAGGCCAATCCGTTGATGCTCTTGAGAAAAATGGTGGCAACCCCGCAGATTTGCCTGTATTGGTACGTGGTGCGACGGGTGGTTTAGGGAGTATGGCGGTCAAAATGCTCAGTCAAAAGGGCTATACGGTTATTGCAGAGTCTCGTAAAAAGGAAACGAGTTCTACTTTTTTACAGAATTTAGGAGCAAGTAACATTCAAACACCAGAGGAAAACCAGCTTGAAAAAGCACGGCCGCTTTCTTCTCAGAAATGGCAAGCAATTATTGATCCCGTTGGTGGCGATAAACTTGCTGATTATCTAGCTCAAGTAAAAGAAAACGGTACAATTGCTCTAAGTGGCAACGCAGGTGGAATTAAATTTAGTGCGACTGTTTTACCCTTTATTTTACGAGGTATCACATTAAAAGGAATAAATTCTGTGCAAGTTCCTCAAGAAGAACGTCAAAAACTCTGGCAGCGTTTAGCAACTGATTTGAAACCAAGTGACTTGACAAGTTTTGTTGATCAAGAATTACAGCTAGAAGAATTACCAGCAGCATTTCAAAAAATGATAGATGGAAAAATGACTGGTCGTTTCTTAGTAAAAGTTTTTGGAGAATAA
- the ald gene encoding alanine dehydrogenase, with protein MIIGVPTEIKNNENRIGLTPIGAELLVRQGHTVLVQQGGGIGSGFEDEQYIEAGATIEPSAEKVWATDMVIKVKEPQPSEFKYFREGLILFTYLHLANELELTTALEESGVTAIGYETMVDENNTLPLLNPMSVIAGRLAVQIGSHFLESHNGGKGTLIGGVPGVQNGKVVIIGGGVTGRNALQIALGMGAHCTVLDVKPEVLAEIEELYGNEVITLMSNSVNIEEALKDADIAIGAVLIPGRKAPALVTEEMVKQMEPGSVIVDIAVDQGGIFETESHTTTHDDPTYTKHGVLHYAVPNMPGAVARTSTIALTNATLPYAARIAKLGVHEAATTDNTILTGINVFKGKVTNSDVAESLEKEYVEVSTLL; from the coding sequence ATGATAATAGGAGTACCTACAGAAATTAAAAACAATGAAAATCGTATAGGGCTAACACCAATTGGTGCTGAGCTGTTGGTTCGTCAGGGCCACACTGTCTTAGTGCAACAAGGTGGTGGTATTGGTTCTGGTTTTGAAGATGAGCAATATATTGAAGCAGGCGCAACTATCGAACCCTCTGCTGAAAAAGTATGGGCAACAGATATGGTTATTAAAGTCAAAGAGCCGCAACCATCTGAATTTAAATATTTCCGTGAAGGATTAATCCTATTTACTTATTTACACCTTGCTAACGAATTAGAATTGACAACAGCTTTAGAAGAATCAGGCGTAACTGCTATTGGTTACGAAACAATGGTTGATGAGAATAATACCTTACCGCTATTAAATCCAATGAGTGTTATTGCCGGACGTTTAGCCGTTCAAATTGGTTCTCACTTCCTAGAAAGCCACAATGGTGGTAAAGGAACATTAATTGGTGGTGTACCAGGCGTTCAAAACGGGAAAGTAGTTATTATCGGTGGTGGTGTTACTGGGCGTAACGCTTTGCAAATTGCTTTGGGAATGGGCGCACACTGTACCGTTTTAGACGTTAAACCAGAGGTATTGGCTGAAATCGAAGAATTATATGGGAATGAAGTTATTACTTTGATGTCAAATTCTGTAAATATTGAAGAAGCATTGAAAGACGCGGATATCGCGATTGGAGCTGTTCTAATACCAGGACGTAAAGCACCAGCGCTTGTAACAGAAGAAATGGTTAAACAAATGGAACCAGGTTCCGTTATCGTGGATATCGCAGTTGACCAAGGTGGTATTTTTGAAACTGAAAGTCACACAACTACACATGATGACCCAACTTATACAAAACATGGTGTTCTTCATTATGCTGTACCGAATATGCCAGGTGCTGTTGCGCGTACGTCGACAATTGCTTTGACGAATGCGACCTTACCATATGCAGCTCGAATTGCTAAGTTAGGTGTTCACGAAGCAGCAACTACCGACAATACAATTTTAACTGGTATTAATGTTTTCAAAGGAAAAGTTACCAACTCCGATGTCGCAGAGTCCCTTGAAAAAGAATACGTTGAAGTTAGTACATTACTATAA
- the lacD gene encoding tagatose-bisphosphate aldolase codes for MKMLKISPKKYAYLENLSDENHLINALAIDQRGSLKKMIAANSSKEVGDEGIINFKKEVSRELTKYSTSILLDPEYGMPAAELRDKNAGLLISYEKTGYDVNAVGRLPDLLPIWSAKRIKETGADAVKLLLYYDVDEDQEINDIKHAFTERIGSECMAEDIPFFLEIVTYDAENDDAKSAEFAKVKPHKVNESMRIFSEERYGVDVLKMEVPVNMTYVEGFAPEGGEVVYTREEALQHFRDQSEATHLPFIFLSAGVSAELFQETIRFAKEAESKFNGVLCGRATWKDSVAIFARDGEEAAREWLRTQGRKNIEDLNEVIKVAAQPWTEKVSVQE; via the coding sequence ATGAAAATGTTAAAAATAAGTCCAAAAAAATATGCTTACTTAGAAAATCTATCCGATGAAAATCATTTAATTAACGCTTTAGCTATTGATCAACGTGGTTCTTTGAAGAAAATGATTGCCGCAAACAGTTCGAAAGAAGTGGGCGATGAAGGTATTATTAACTTTAAAAAAGAAGTTTCCCGTGAGCTTACTAAATACTCCACTTCCATTCTGTTAGATCCAGAATACGGCATGCCCGCTGCAGAATTACGCGACAAAAATGCTGGTCTCCTCATTTCTTATGAAAAAACTGGTTATGACGTGAATGCTGTTGGTCGCTTACCTGATTTACTGCCAATTTGGTCTGCAAAACGTATTAAAGAAACAGGAGCGGATGCAGTGAAACTTCTGCTTTATTACGATGTGGACGAAGATCAAGAAATAAATGATATCAAGCATGCGTTTACTGAACGTATTGGATCTGAATGTATGGCAGAAGATATTCCTTTCTTCTTAGAAATTGTTACCTATGATGCTGAAAATGATGATGCAAAATCAGCAGAATTTGCAAAAGTGAAACCTCATAAAGTCAATGAATCCATGCGTATCTTTTCAGAAGAACGATATGGAGTCGATGTTTTAAAAATGGAAGTACCTGTAAATATGACTTATGTAGAAGGATTTGCACCAGAAGGAGGAGAAGTTGTTTATACGCGCGAAGAGGCGTTACAACATTTCCGCGATCAATCTGAAGCAACACATCTACCATTTATTTTCCTAAGTGCAGGAGTTTCAGCAGAACTATTCCAAGAAACCATTCGTTTTGCAAAAGAAGCAGAGTCTAAATTTAATGGCGTTTTATGTGGCCGTGCAACTTGGAAAGATTCGGTAGCTATTTTTGCCCGTGACGGTGAAGAGGCAGCAAGAGAGTGGTTGCGTACCCAAGGAAGAAAAAATATCGAAGATTTAAATGAAGTAATTAAAGTAGCCGCACAACCATGGACTGAAAAGGTAAGTGTCCAAGAATAA
- the agaF gene encoding PTS galactosamine/N-acetylgalactosamine transporter subunit IIA: MIGCVITGHGEFAPGMLKALQMIAGPQEKLEIVAFKEGEPLEEYESEVRQAIAHTLEETEGVIVFSDLLGGTPFRTAMLAAADFKNVQVLTGTNLPMLIEISMLRMFETDAVNLATRATEIGKEGVQHVRLSDLEPESQDTEDSEGI, translated from the coding sequence ATGATTGGATGTGTCATTACAGGGCATGGTGAGTTTGCACCAGGAATGCTAAAAGCGCTTCAAATGATTGCCGGACCGCAAGAAAAACTTGAAATAGTTGCCTTCAAAGAGGGAGAACCTTTAGAAGAGTACGAATCAGAAGTAAGACAAGCAATTGCGCACACATTAGAAGAAACAGAAGGCGTCATTGTCTTTAGTGATTTACTGGGAGGCACACCCTTTCGAACTGCAATGTTAGCTGCGGCTGATTTTAAAAATGTTCAAGTTTTAACGGGAACGAATCTACCGATGTTAATTGAAATCAGTATGTTACGAATGTTTGAGACGGATGCTGTTAATTTAGCAACGCGTGCTACAGAGATTGGAAAAGAAGGCGTTCAACATGTTCGCTTATCTGATTTAGAACCAGAAAGCCAAGATACCGAAGATTCGGAGGGAATCTAA
- the agaV gene encoding PTS N-acetylgalactosamine transporter subunit IIB, with the protein MPNILLTRIDNRLIHGQVATQWNSSVGSNLLLVANDKVAEDKMRQGLMDMAAPNGVATRYFTIDKTIEVIHKAADRQKIFIIVESPTDALRLIEGGVPIKKVNVGNMHMSEGKRQVATSVAVDDADVEAFKKMQEKGVELEIRRVPSIAAEDTSKLFNS; encoded by the coding sequence ATGCCAAATATTTTATTAACGCGTATTGATAACCGTTTAATTCATGGACAAGTAGCTACACAATGGAATTCCTCAGTAGGATCGAACTTACTTCTCGTAGCCAATGATAAAGTTGCTGAAGACAAAATGCGACAAGGTTTAATGGATATGGCAGCTCCCAATGGTGTCGCAACACGCTATTTTACTATTGATAAAACAATCGAAGTTATTCATAAAGCAGCCGATCGTCAGAAAATCTTTATTATTGTAGAATCACCAACTGACGCTTTAAGATTAATTGAAGGGGGGGTTCCAATCAAGAAAGTAAACGTTGGGAACATGCACATGTCTGAAGGAAAAAGACAAGTTGCCACATCGGTTGCGGTTGACGATGCAGATGTTGAGGCTTTCAAAAAAATGCAAGAAAAAGGGGTAGAACTAGAGATCAGACGTGTTCCGTCTATTGCTGCAGAAGATACCTCGAAGTTATTTAATTCCTAA